In one Hymenobacter sp. DG25B genomic region, the following are encoded:
- a CDS encoding HAMP domain-containing protein translates to MASGKNSRSTSTTASAVKPADADQAATATTTRRGGSAASSEPASQLSTPGSNSTRKRGVARGITDEQDPEYVNEQLNRVLYALDAFKKGDVSVRLTKQNDDIFAEIAEAYNSMVEMIGGVGGEVSRISKVAGVEGNLKARASAENAAGFWRDMINNINGLVDSIAVPVLEVGKVLKNISKGNLDESFQIPVSGDFKVMAETINKTIDNLNVFAGEVTRVAQEVGTEGKLGGQASVPNVGGIWKELTDNVNNMASNLTSQVRDIANVATAVAKGDLTQKITVDVKGELLQLKQNLNQMVDSLNLFAGEVTRVAQEVGTEGKLGGQASVPNVGGVWKDLTDNVNNMASNLTSQVRDIANVATAVAKGDLSQKITVDVKGELLQLKQNLNQMVDSLNLFAGEVTRVAQEVGTEGRLGGQAVVPNVGGVWKELTDNVNNMASNLTSQVRDIANVATAVARGDLSQKITVDVKGELLQLKQNLNQMVDSLNLFAGEVTRVALEVGAEGKLGGQASVPNVAGVWKELTDNVNYMASNLTSQVRDIANVATAVARGDLSQKMTVNVKGEILELKNILNQMVDSLNIFAGEVTRVAREVGTEGKLGGQANVPRVGGTWKELTDNVNTMASNLTSQVRDIANVATAVAKGDLTQKITVDVKGELLDLKNILNQMVDSLNIFAGEVTRVAREVGTEGILGGQANVPNVSGTWKDLTDNVNTMASNLTSQVRDIANVATAVARGDLSQKIKVDVKGELLQLKENLNQMVDSLNTFGDEVTRVAREVGTEGKLGGQAVVPNVRGTWKDLTDNVNFMAASLTSQVRDIANVTTAVARGDLSQKVSVDVKGELLDLKDNINRMVDSLNIFAGEVTRVAQEVGTEGRLGGQANVPSVSGVWKDLTDNVNTMASNLTTQVRGIVKVVTAVSKGDLTQKLTLEAKGEVAELADTINRMVDDLNRLAVEVSRVAKVAGVEGKLTERATVGGVSGSWKELVDTLNALLESIASPVLEVSRVVRAISEGDLTQRVEVPTAGDILAMSDALNLAVENLNELLGEINDSSLVVGTSSEEMAGKGQEMSRVTVDVALAMQQMAEGAQNQALKTDQAFKLIEEIMQATKETAGKADVVNKSAILGEQTSQLGLKTVAEVVKNMEEISNAAAQTARTIEVLSTRSGEISKSLGVITDIASQTNLLALNAAIEAARAGEAGRGFAVVAEEIRKLAEGSRKSANEIATLVEDVKKDTISAATAISTMEGRVLKGKNATFEASSAFKNIATSSGETLRTSRDILTATEVQKTSIGDVVKYVEEVVAIAEQTASGTQQVAGTAKQLSSSMQELTASSQKLTDIADDLQVGLSAFQLIEYVEPEPAPVLRRTVRRVEQPVAKVEAPVRPRPMSRTTAPAAAPTTVKRERMSAQPRPEAAKTPAALKAEPATNGSATKGKAPAKAAPAQSGKGKKSTSK, encoded by the coding sequence ATGGCATCCGGCAAGAATTCACGTTCCACTTCTACTACGGCAAGCGCAGTAAAGCCTGCCGATGCTGACCAGGCGGCAACAGCTACCACCACCCGTCGGGGTGGCTCTGCTGCTTCCTCTGAACCTGCTTCTCAGCTTAGTACACCCGGAAGCAACAGTACCCGCAAGCGCGGGGTTGCCCGCGGCATTACCGATGAGCAGGACCCGGAGTACGTTAACGAGCAGCTGAACCGCGTGCTCTACGCCCTCGATGCCTTTAAGAAAGGGGACGTATCGGTACGCCTGACCAAGCAGAACGACGACATCTTCGCCGAAATTGCCGAAGCCTACAACTCCATGGTGGAGATGATTGGTGGGGTAGGAGGCGAAGTGTCGCGCATTTCCAAGGTGGCCGGGGTGGAAGGCAACCTGAAGGCGCGGGCCTCGGCGGAGAATGCCGCCGGTTTCTGGCGCGACATGATCAACAATATCAACGGCCTGGTGGATAGCATTGCCGTGCCGGTATTGGAAGTAGGCAAAGTACTGAAGAACATCAGCAAGGGTAATCTGGACGAGTCCTTCCAGATTCCGGTGTCGGGTGACTTTAAGGTGATGGCCGAAACCATCAACAAAACCATCGACAACCTGAACGTATTCGCGGGAGAAGTAACCCGCGTGGCGCAGGAAGTAGGTACGGAAGGAAAGCTGGGTGGCCAGGCCTCCGTACCAAACGTGGGTGGTATCTGGAAAGAGCTGACCGACAACGTAAACAACATGGCCTCGAACCTGACCTCTCAGGTACGAGATATTGCCAACGTAGCCACCGCCGTAGCAAAGGGTGACCTCACCCAGAAGATTACGGTAGATGTAAAGGGCGAGCTTCTCCAGCTGAAGCAGAACCTGAACCAGATGGTGGACTCGCTCAACCTCTTCGCCGGCGAGGTAACCCGTGTGGCGCAGGAGGTAGGTACCGAGGGTAAACTGGGCGGTCAGGCCAGCGTGCCTAACGTAGGCGGGGTTTGGAAAGACCTCACCGACAACGTAAACAACATGGCCTCCAACCTGACGAGTCAGGTGCGGGACATTGCCAACGTAGCTACCGCCGTAGCAAAAGGCGACTTGTCGCAGAAAATCACCGTTGACGTAAAAGGCGAGCTGCTGCAGTTGAAGCAGAACCTGAACCAGATGGTGGACTCGCTGAACCTGTTTGCCGGCGAGGTAACTCGTGTGGCGCAGGAAGTAGGTACGGAAGGCCGCCTCGGTGGCCAGGCCGTGGTACCGAATGTAGGCGGCGTATGGAAAGAGCTGACCGACAACGTAAATAACATGGCCTCGAACCTGACCTCTCAGGTGCGAGATATTGCCAACGTAGCTACTGCGGTAGCCCGTGGCGACCTAAGCCAGAAGATTACGGTAGATGTAAAAGGGGAGCTGCTGCAACTGAAGCAGAACCTGAACCAGATGGTGGACTCGCTCAACCTGTTTGCCGGCGAGGTAACTCGTGTGGCACTGGAAGTAGGCGCCGAAGGAAAACTGGGCGGTCAGGCATCGGTACCCAACGTGGCCGGCGTTTGGAAGGAGCTGACGGACAATGTAAACTACATGGCCTCGAACTTAACGAGCCAGGTACGAGACATTGCCAACGTAGCAACCGCCGTAGCCCGCGGTGACTTGAGCCAGAAGATGACGGTGAACGTGAAGGGGGAAATCCTGGAGCTCAAGAATATCTTGAACCAGATGGTGGACTCCCTGAACATCTTCGCCGGCGAGGTAACCCGGGTGGCAAGAGAAGTAGGTACGGAAGGGAAGCTGGGCGGCCAGGCCAACGTGCCCCGCGTAGGTGGTACCTGGAAAGAGCTGACGGACAACGTAAACACGATGGCCAGCAACCTGACTTCTCAGGTGCGGGACATTGCCAACGTAGCTACCGCGGTAGCAAAAGGTGACCTGACCCAGAAAATCACGGTAGATGTAAAAGGCGAACTGCTGGATCTGAAGAACATTCTGAACCAGATGGTGGACTCCCTGAACATCTTCGCTGGGGAAGTAACCCGCGTGGCAAGGGAAGTAGGTACCGAGGGTATTCTGGGCGGTCAGGCCAATGTGCCGAACGTTTCGGGTACCTGGAAGGACCTCACGGACAATGTAAATACCATGGCCTCGAACTTAACGAGCCAGGTGCGGGACATTGCTAACGTGGCAACCGCGGTAGCCCGCGGTGACTTGTCGCAGAAAATCAAAGTAGACGTAAAAGGCGAGCTGCTGCAGTTGAAGGAAAACCTCAACCAGATGGTGGACTCCCTCAACACGTTCGGTGACGAAGTAACCCGCGTGGCCCGCGAAGTAGGCACCGAGGGGAAACTGGGTGGCCAGGCCGTAGTACCTAACGTACGCGGAACCTGGAAAGACCTCACCGACAACGTAAACTTCATGGCGGCCTCGCTTACCTCTCAGGTGCGGGACATTGCCAACGTAACCACCGCGGTAGCCCGCGGCGACTTGAGCCAGAAAGTATCGGTAGATGTTAAAGGCGAGCTGCTCGACCTGAAAGACAACATCAACCGAATGGTAGACTCCCTGAACATCTTCGCCGGCGAGGTAACCCGGGTGGCGCAGGAAGTAGGTACGGAAGGTCGCCTCGGTGGCCAGGCCAATGTGCCCAGCGTAAGCGGCGTTTGGAAAGACCTCACCGACAACGTAAACACCATGGCCTCCAACCTGACCACTCAGGTACGAGGCATTGTGAAAGTAGTAACGGCGGTATCTAAAGGTGACCTGACCCAGAAGCTGACCCTGGAGGCCAAAGGTGAAGTGGCTGAGCTGGCCGACACCATTAACCGAATGGTGGATGACCTGAACCGTCTGGCAGTAGAAGTTAGCCGCGTGGCCAAAGTGGCCGGTGTGGAAGGCAAACTAACGGAACGTGCCACGGTAGGCGGCGTATCTGGCAGCTGGAAAGAACTGGTAGATACGCTCAACGCCCTGCTGGAATCCATTGCCTCGCCGGTACTGGAAGTATCGCGCGTGGTACGGGCCATTTCGGAAGGTGACCTGACCCAGCGTGTGGAAGTACCCACCGCCGGCGACATCCTGGCCATGTCCGATGCGCTTAACCTTGCCGTTGAAAACCTGAACGAGCTGCTGGGCGAAATCAATGACTCCTCGCTGGTAGTAGGAACTTCCTCGGAAGAAATGGCCGGCAAAGGTCAGGAGATGAGCCGGGTAACCGTCGACGTGGCTTTGGCCATGCAGCAGATGGCAGAAGGTGCTCAAAACCAGGCTTTGAAAACCGACCAGGCCTTTAAGCTGATTGAAGAAATCATGCAGGCCACCAAGGAAACGGCCGGCAAAGCAGACGTGGTAAACAAATCAGCTATCCTGGGTGAGCAAACCTCGCAGCTGGGTCTGAAAACGGTGGCCGAGGTGGTAAAGAACATGGAGGAAATCTCCAACGCGGCTGCGCAAACAGCCCGTACCATTGAAGTACTAAGCACCCGTTCCGGGGAAATCAGCAAGTCGCTGGGCGTTATCACGGACATTGCTTCGCAAACCAACCTGCTGGCACTGAACGCGGCCATCGAAGCAGCCCGCGCCGGGGAAGCCGGCCGTGGTTTTGCCGTAGTAGCCGAAGAAATCCGGAAACTGGCAGAAGGCTCCCGCAAATCGGCTAACGAAATTGCCACGCTGGTAGAGGATGTGAAGAAAGACACCATCTCGGCCGCCACTGCAATTTCAACCATGGAAGGGCGGGTACTGAAAGGCAAGAACGCTACGTTTGAAGCCTCCAGCGCCTTTAAAAACATTGCCACTTCCAGCGGTGAAACGCTGCGCACCTCCCGCGACATTCTCACAGCTACCGAGGTTCAGAAAACCTCCATTGGCGACGTAGTAAAGTACGTAGAGGAAGTAGTAGCCATTGCCGAGCAAACGGCATCCGGCACGCAGCAGGTGGCCGGTACCGCCAAGCAGCTGTCGTCGTCCATGCAGGAGCTCACGGCTTCCAGCCAGAAGCTGACTGACATTGCTGATGACCTGCAGGTAGGTTTGTCGGCCTTCCAGCTGATTGAGTACGTTGAGCCTGAGCCCGCCCCGGTACTGCGCCGCACGGTTCGCCGGGTAGAGCAGCCCGTGGCCAAAGTTGAGGCACCGGTTCGCCCGCGGCCTATGTCGCGCACTACCGCCCCGGCCGCCGCGCCTACCACGGTAAAACGGGAGCGTATGTCCGCCCAGCCTCGTCCGGAAGCGGCTAAAACGCCGGCGGCGCTTAAGGCTGAGCCGGCCACCAATGGCTCAGCTACCAAGGGCAAGGCTCCGGCCAAGGCAGCACCAGCGCAGAGTGGTAAAGGCAAAAAATCAACGTCTAAATAA
- a CDS encoding chemotaxis protein CheW, which translates to MVQTESSGERKPIVQEALVQLIVFRLGTEEYGVRIEQVKEVTITPDIARMPKTPAFVKGIANLRGDIIAIIDLEERFGLRRGKNDLSTGITYTLAIEAHDYTIGIVVREVPQPLSLPVSAIERAPEFLQDSNIQEKYIEGIARFDSRIIIVLDMMKLLTPSEIMQLNPRAESSTARSRT; encoded by the coding sequence ATGGTTCAAACAGAAAGCAGCGGCGAACGGAAGCCTATTGTGCAGGAAGCGCTGGTGCAGCTGATTGTTTTCCGCCTGGGCACAGAGGAATACGGTGTGCGCATTGAGCAGGTGAAGGAGGTAACCATCACTCCGGACATTGCCCGCATGCCCAAAACCCCGGCCTTCGTGAAAGGCATTGCCAACCTGCGCGGCGACATCATTGCTATTATTGATCTGGAAGAGCGGTTTGGCCTGCGCCGGGGCAAAAATGACCTTAGCACGGGCATCACTTATACGCTGGCCATTGAAGCCCACGACTATACCATTGGTATTGTAGTACGCGAGGTGCCGCAGCCGCTTTCCTTGCCGGTATCCGCCATTGAGCGGGCGCCGGAGTTCCTGCAGGACAGCAATATTCAGGAGAAGTATATCGAGGGCATTGCCCGCTTCGACAGCCGCATCATCATTGTTCTGGATATGATGAAGCTGCTGACGCCGTCGGAAATCATGCAATTAAACCCCCGGGCGGAATCTTCTACCGCACGCAGCCGTACCTAG
- a CDS encoding response regulator produces the protein MKNRILIVDDSFYMRTMLKNMLTDAGYDVVGEAANGQQALEMAAATRPDLITLDVILPDNTGLDVLKGIRQEQPNVRIVMCSAVGQEVIVNEALESGAAAYIVKPFSEEKVLEIVGNMLQQASDEAATASDAPATDATDTASSDSSSETTPQA, from the coding sequence ATGAAAAACCGCATCCTCATCGTGGACGACTCGTTCTACATGCGCACGATGCTTAAGAATATGCTTACCGACGCCGGTTACGACGTGGTAGGCGAGGCAGCCAACGGGCAGCAGGCTCTGGAAATGGCCGCCGCTACCCGCCCTGACCTTATCACGCTGGACGTTATCCTGCCCGATAACACCGGTCTGGATGTGCTGAAAGGCATCCGGCAGGAGCAGCCTAATGTGCGCATTGTCATGTGCAGCGCCGTGGGCCAGGAGGTGATTGTAAACGAAGCGCTGGAAAGCGGTGCCGCAGCCTACATCGTGAAGCCCTTCTCCGAAGAAAAAGTACTGGAAATAGTAGGCAACATGCTGCAGCAGGCCAGTGATGAGGCGGCTACTGCCTCCGATGCTCCGGCCACTGACGCTACCGACACTGCCTCCTCCGACTCGTCGTCCGAGACTACGCCCCAGGCTTAG
- a CDS encoding chemotaxis protein CheB, with protein sequence MSRITEPLAILLGELPGLTRLALAKLLAATPHVRVVGTALSGEDLVRKARALRPDLVIAGEAVLPGLNQLATHSPVPVLLYANAVPQPGMMQEAARWGVYDYLTPLLPDGHPLAAAQHTELRRKVQMVRPRQLISRLGKTATSIFAPPRGIIVLGGSTGGASAVERVVRGFSPNLRQAVLVAVHLPAQFTSSFVERLRRISPLPVEVAGAGSRLEAGRILVAPGGHNMVVRPVTGGPWLAWQTEFAADSASPSDVPSVDMLMSSAARAMGRKVIGVVLSGLGRDGALGAQAVQQHGGMVIAQDEASAAVFGMPKAVIQGGHASQVLPVQEISEFINRYLSPVVTPRPSRYSLSQATNL encoded by the coding sequence GTGTCTCGTATCACCGAACCTTTAGCTATTCTGCTCGGCGAACTTCCTGGCCTTACCCGGCTGGCGTTGGCAAAGCTGCTGGCGGCTACCCCCCATGTGCGGGTAGTAGGCACAGCGCTGAGTGGCGAGGATCTGGTGCGTAAAGCCCGCGCCCTGCGGCCGGATCTGGTTATTGCCGGCGAAGCCGTACTGCCGGGGTTGAACCAGCTGGCCACGCACAGCCCCGTACCGGTGCTGCTGTATGCTAACGCTGTTCCGCAGCCCGGCATGATGCAGGAGGCGGCTCGCTGGGGAGTATATGATTACCTGACTCCTTTGCTGCCGGATGGCCATCCGCTGGCCGCCGCACAGCATACGGAGCTGCGCCGCAAAGTGCAGATGGTACGTCCCCGACAGCTGATTTCCCGACTCGGCAAGACGGCCACCTCCATCTTTGCTCCCCCGCGTGGCATTATTGTGCTGGGAGGTTCCACCGGTGGTGCCAGCGCCGTAGAGCGGGTGGTAAGAGGCTTCTCGCCCAACCTGCGGCAGGCTGTGCTGGTAGCCGTGCATCTGCCCGCGCAGTTCACTAGTTCATTTGTGGAGCGCCTGCGCCGGATTTCTCCCTTGCCCGTGGAAGTTGCCGGGGCCGGTTCCCGCCTGGAAGCCGGCCGGATTCTGGTGGCACCCGGAGGGCATAATATGGTGGTGCGGCCGGTTACGGGTGGCCCTTGGCTGGCTTGGCAAACGGAGTTTGCCGCCGATTCTGCCAGCCCCTCTGATGTTCCTTCCGTGGATATGCTCATGTCCTCTGCGGCCCGCGCTATGGGCCGTAAGGTGATAGGCGTTGTGCTGAGCGGGTTGGGGCGCGACGGAGCTCTGGGGGCACAGGCAGTGCAGCAGCATGGCGGAATGGTCATTGCCCAGGATGAAGCTTCGGCCGCCGTTTTTGGGATGCCGAAGGCCGTAATCCAGGGCGGGCATGCTTCCCAGGTGCTGCCGGTACAAGAAATTTCCGAGTTTATCAACCGCTATTTGTCGCCGGTAGTTACGCCGCGGCCTAGCCGGTATTCCTTATCTCAGGCCACCAATCTATGA
- a CDS encoding chemotaxis protein CheA has protein sequence MRSREQEYREIFMAEALEYYDAMSRHISELEKNPQSEQALNELFRLMHNLKANARAMGFMDLGEVAHRMETIFGLIRSKERVFSGSITKVLFSGIDTIGTMVRAIGENQEQPNAENLLDNLDRLVRGEEPILTDEEVAVDDARKLELSDLVYIQIKKLDHLLNLVGELIIDRDRIFTLGQEIGNPALQSAAAHLYRIADELQYSVMDARLVNVGSLFNKFPRVVRDVATTEHKEVNLSISGQDIQIDRNILQIITDSLLHLVRNAIGHGIETPEERTKAGKSPVGEVALEAAIERDDVLIQVRDDGRGIDVEKVRSKAVSRGLLNAQTAASLSAPAVRALLFEPGFSMAEEVTEISGRGVGLDVVKLAIDSMGGQLRVDSELGKGTTFTLVLPTSIAVKGALLFELEERSYALLLMHIDSVVSLWPEELHVVGGMLLAEVQGENVPVVSLRQLLHGGDENLPAADTEELIGRQDIIIVNYNNRRLGLIVDRFLRQQNIVIKPMTQPLDTIDLFGGVTLLGNGQVCLVLDVPALTRVFLAKRP, from the coding sequence ATGAGGTCACGGGAGCAGGAGTACCGCGAAATTTTTATGGCCGAGGCGCTCGAGTATTACGACGCCATGAGCCGCCACATTAGTGAGCTGGAAAAGAACCCGCAGAGCGAACAGGCTCTGAACGAGTTGTTCCGCCTGATGCACAACCTCAAGGCCAATGCCCGCGCCATGGGCTTTATGGATCTGGGGGAAGTGGCGCACCGGATGGAAACCATCTTTGGGTTGATCCGAAGCAAGGAAAGGGTGTTTTCCGGCTCTATCACCAAAGTACTGTTCTCCGGTATCGATACTATTGGGACTATGGTTCGCGCTATCGGCGAAAACCAGGAGCAGCCCAATGCTGAGAACTTGCTGGATAACCTAGACCGCCTGGTACGGGGGGAGGAACCTATCCTCACCGATGAAGAAGTAGCCGTTGATGACGCCCGCAAGCTGGAGCTGTCTGACCTCGTCTATATTCAGATCAAAAAGCTTGACCACCTGCTGAACCTGGTAGGGGAGCTGATTATTGACCGGGACCGAATCTTTACGTTGGGGCAGGAGATTGGTAATCCGGCTCTGCAATCAGCGGCGGCCCACCTGTACCGCATTGCCGATGAGTTGCAGTACAGCGTGATGGATGCCCGCCTGGTAAACGTAGGCTCGCTTTTCAACAAGTTTCCCCGCGTGGTGCGCGACGTGGCTACCACGGAGCATAAGGAAGTTAACCTGAGCATCAGCGGACAGGATATTCAGATTGACCGCAACATCCTGCAGATTATCACGGACTCCTTGCTGCACCTGGTGCGCAACGCCATTGGGCACGGCATCGAAACGCCGGAGGAGCGCACCAAGGCCGGCAAATCCCCGGTGGGAGAGGTAGCCCTGGAAGCGGCCATTGAGCGCGACGACGTGCTGATTCAGGTGCGCGACGACGGCCGCGGCATTGATGTAGAAAAAGTAAGAAGTAAAGCCGTTTCCCGCGGCTTGCTGAATGCCCAAACCGCGGCCTCTCTGAGTGCCCCGGCGGTGCGCGCTCTGCTCTTCGAGCCTGGCTTCTCCATGGCCGAGGAAGTAACCGAAATATCGGGCCGGGGCGTGGGCCTGGATGTAGTCAAGCTGGCCATCGACTCTATGGGCGGGCAATTGCGCGTCGATTCTGAGTTAGGCAAAGGCACTACGTTTACTCTGGTACTACCTACTTCCATTGCGGTGAAAGGGGCTTTGCTCTTCGAACTGGAAGAACGCAGCTACGCGCTGCTGCTCATGCACATCGACTCCGTAGTATCGCTCTGGCCCGAGGAGCTGCATGTGGTGGGTGGGATGCTGCTGGCCGAGGTGCAAGGCGAGAATGTACCGGTAGTGAGCCTGCGCCAGCTACTGCATGGGGGCGATGAAAACCTGCCCGCCGCCGACACCGAAGAACTCATCGGGCGGCAGGATATCATCATCGTCAACTACAACAACCGCCGGTTGGGCCTTATCGTCGACCGGTTTTTGCGCCAGCAAAACATTGTGATTAAACCCATGACGCAACCCCTCGATACAATTGATTTGTTTGGAGGAGTTACGCTGCTGGGTAACGGGCAGGTATGCCTGGTGTTAGATGTTCCGGCACTAACACGGGTATTTCTAGCTAAACGACCTTAA
- a CDS encoding chemotaxis protein CheC: MELHMTELERDIIREILNIGLARAADSFAVIAQEKVLLEVPNLDLMPLESMVDLVRKYENTHKIIQSDIRGDFHGTTLMLFSGQHVQRLSKVCLRLDVPESVEVNAMQESLLLEMSNIITGALVTQLANILKANVYGAPPVSPSGDIANSLQGLIIHNPGWKPLIFSVITQFSDQNNSVELPLMLFFDRDTFVKILEIIRTYNFLGGPNPTE; this comes from the coding sequence ATGGAGTTGCACATGACGGAACTGGAGCGAGATATCATCCGTGAGATTCTCAACATCGGCCTGGCTCGGGCGGCAGATTCGTTTGCCGTTATTGCCCAGGAGAAGGTGCTCCTGGAGGTGCCCAACCTTGATTTGATGCCGTTGGAGAGTATGGTGGATCTGGTACGCAAGTATGAGAACACGCATAAAATCATCCAGTCCGACATTCGGGGGGACTTTCACGGCACCACGCTCATGCTCTTCTCGGGGCAGCACGTGCAGCGGCTGTCCAAAGTCTGCCTGCGGCTGGATGTGCCGGAATCGGTGGAGGTGAATGCCATGCAGGAGTCGTTGTTGCTGGAGATGAGCAACATCATCACGGGCGCTCTGGTAACGCAGCTGGCTAATATTCTGAAGGCCAATGTGTACGGCGCGCCGCCCGTTTCGCCTTCCGGTGATATTGCTAATTCCCTGCAAGGCCTCATCATTCACAATCCGGGCTGGAAGCCGCTCATCTTCTCCGTTATCACGCAGTTTTCGGATCAGAACAACTCGGTAGAGCTGCCCCTGATGCTGTTTTTTGACCGCGACACTTTCGTCAAGATTCTCGAAATCATTCGCACTTATAATTTCCTGGGCGGCCCCAACCCGACGGAGTAA
- a CDS encoding agmatinase family protein, which produces MSTSALDNKLAGFDPNGVGDASGGIFGLPFTLEEAQLVVVPVPWEVTVSYQAGTAQGPAAIHDASMQVDLYDPDVTDAWRLGIAMEDQDAAWAQQSNELRTQAADYINWLEEGQPATGAKKFAGVPAAVTAKGKELLEWLKQKTGAYLDAGKAVVVLGGDHSTPLGYMHALAERHEEFGILQIDAHCDLRPSYEGFEYSHASIMYNALNVPQVKKLVQVGIRDLCQQEADLIAQSGGRVVMFHHRFLRDEMYAKKSWKKMCGKIIAQLPQKVYLSFDIDGLDPKLCPGTGTPVPGGLEFEEALYLIRTIVRSGRTIIGCDLNEVAPGETDWNGNVGARLLYQMCNWMAVSQGLLKATGMPA; this is translated from the coding sequence ATGTCTACATCCGCTCTCGATAACAAACTGGCCGGCTTCGACCCCAATGGGGTAGGTGATGCTTCCGGTGGCATTTTTGGTTTGCCTTTCACGCTGGAGGAGGCCCAGCTGGTAGTAGTGCCCGTGCCGTGGGAAGTAACGGTATCGTACCAGGCGGGTACGGCGCAGGGCCCGGCCGCCATTCACGACGCCTCCATGCAGGTGGATCTGTATGATCCGGACGTGACGGACGCCTGGCGTCTGGGCATTGCCATGGAGGATCAGGACGCTGCCTGGGCCCAACAAAGCAACGAGCTGCGCACCCAGGCCGCCGACTATATCAATTGGCTGGAAGAAGGACAGCCGGCTACCGGCGCTAAGAAATTTGCGGGCGTACCGGCGGCCGTTACGGCCAAAGGCAAAGAGCTGCTGGAGTGGCTGAAACAGAAAACCGGCGCTTATCTGGATGCCGGCAAAGCTGTGGTAGTACTGGGCGGCGACCACAGCACGCCGCTGGGCTACATGCACGCGCTGGCCGAGCGCCACGAGGAGTTCGGTATTCTGCAGATTGACGCGCACTGCGACCTACGCCCTTCCTATGAAGGCTTCGAGTACTCGCACGCCTCTATTATGTACAATGCCCTGAACGTTCCCCAGGTGAAAAAGCTGGTGCAGGTAGGCATCCGCGACCTGTGTCAGCAGGAAGCCGACCTCATTGCGCAATCGGGTGGCCGCGTGGTGATGTTCCACCACCGCTTCCTGCGCGACGAGATGTACGCCAAGAAATCCTGGAAGAAGATGTGCGGCAAAATCATTGCCCAGCTGCCCCAGAAGGTGTATCTGAGCTTTGATATTGATGGCCTCGACCCCAAGCTGTGCCCCGGCACCGGCACGCCCGTGCCCGGCGGCCTGGAGTTTGAGGAAGCCCTGTACCTGATCCGTACCATTGTTCGCTCGGGCCGTACCATTATTGGCTGCGACCTGAACGAAGTGGCCCCCGGAGAAACCGACTGGAACGGCAACGTAGGGGCCCGGCTGCTGTACCAAATGTGCAACTGGATGGCGGTTTCCCAGGGCTTGCTGAAGGCCACGGGCATGCCCGCTTAG
- a CDS encoding phage holin family protein, producing the protein MGFILKFLLSAIITYVLAKFLPGTHLAGFSDAILLVLVLAVLNAVLKPILKILGFPITILTLGLFLLVINAVIVLLADWILPGFKVDGFLSALLFSVVLSLVTSVIDMVID; encoded by the coding sequence ATGGGCTTTATACTCAAGTTTTTGCTGAGCGCCATTATTACCTACGTGCTGGCCAAGTTTCTGCCGGGCACGCATCTGGCGGGTTTCTCGGATGCCATTCTCCTGGTTTTGGTGCTGGCCGTTTTAAATGCGGTTCTCAAACCCATCCTCAAAATTCTGGGCTTCCCCATTACTATTCTCACACTGGGCCTGTTTCTGCTGGTGATTAACGCCGTTATTGTGCTGCTGGCCGACTGGATTCTGCCCGGCTTTAAGGTAGATGGTTTCCTGTCGGCGTTGCTGTTCAGCGTGGTGCTTTCGCTGGTAACCTCCGTTATTGATATGGTTATTGACTAG